The window tcaaaaacttgtatgacattcatacatgagctggatattccagtcttctttccttttgcctttatacttctagcagtttaacttttagtatttctcctactctcagaagaagcacccaacttaagagtggcattagccccggacttcctaggcgtgtaagtcatactaacaccctttggacacttcctttctctttaagttgttgttttattcacctttcattatatgacaggcgttcttctggatccctttcccaacagtcaaatgcatagtaaacacttttactgatacttgcaaacaaacattgctttgtttgtatctgaaaataattttcagttccatgaatatcatataactatcccaactttcgaagtttgggtttcatggaagcaaacatattgcacttgactgaaacggaattatagcttttggatcaaaggacgagagtcacatgatccatagctttagcgggaggatcggaaagcatgcgataggacaaagtccttctcggcacttttgaggacaatcctcatattacgttaccaatcgtaaagttttaaccagatatttaacagttattcaattttaatagggaaggtggaaacgcgaaccattattctacaactattttgcaagaaacacttagacagtgttcataattaattgcactgagaattaaacatgttaattcaacagtgcgctcccactcaaatcaatatctctcacaattaattttgagtgatacaagatccagacttcaattcatcgccatagaatcatcatctcataacgggaattttaatcggtaggccaacttgccgatcacatctctatgtgactcttgctcatctttcgatgcatgtgttccgagctcaggacgatcctgccatgaacgtcaagacaaccaagtgatcttgctgcgaggtctgacctcacccgcctcacacttctctagtcgttcgtacccatgcatccatggcgcaccccgaaaagataggtgccgtgacggtgctacacttgggagaacactaactacttgatattttaagtgagagatcaccctaataaaagcgactaccgcgcaatcaagaagggtgcatcataagggatacacatctcaggcaattcataatagcatgatatggtatagccctttctgacggagaagtatttcatttcttcgtcttcggcattcgcgtcggtgtccaccttcgcgaagattgccaccaccttgttgatgcaccagataatattgctatctctatagctaacaaaataatgcattacaacaaggttgacacgcaggtcattaaagtgcaatcatatggctccagccatcatgccgaatcatgacacgcaggtcatgttaatcaaattacatcatatagtcatctcatacataatcgaattagtatgagcactgctataccacatcacatgcacatcctgcaaaaccaagttagacgcctctaataggtttatgcaaaattttattttacgtggcttctaaggttttgacttaaaccgcagctaccaacgttttatcatcaagtatgattattcaagttgctacattaacatctcggggtgtatgaaacacgagataattaaatctcgagccccatactaaacttcgtcatacgcatgacccccatgcagataatatctgcaatgccctttcatctgcgaatttcatctttctttttgactacggcagaacccaaagaactgatagcacttccatgatcaatcaggatcacggattgccagaactttgtcaaattccaccatgctgtctcgagattgagcaaacgcaaattctagggaagcaacaagaacctcgggtaacagatttcatctgtcacccgcataaataattttcagcaatagatctcatctactacctaattatattatgcaatacgcatacatctccatgtattctagatcaaaacctgcatctacgcatagcacggctcttgatgccactgtaggggaacgcagcagaaaacaaaaattttccgacctacgcaccagcccagcaccactatggagactgcatacatggtttgatctttttcgttaccgactcgtagtgcagcgggaagtagagtcgatgacgatcggcggtgcagatccccgcagctaggatttacaacctcccaaccgcgaggatgtataccctcatctgctcctcagacagccctccaggaggcggtcgaacagccccccggacggtgtcgcggacagcccttcgggaggaccttcgaaactcgaacggtcactcggacagcccttgggaggaccttcgaaactcggacggtcacacggacagcccttcgggaggcactcacgaactaagaccgaaactacgatctctctacagagttgcacacatacggtgtcatctatccggcagggcttcgccgtccagaactagttcctgccggaacccagacagccttacggctctacgaaactcttttcgtgggagggagagaagaagccagataatgcatggcatgtgtatgagagcaagggatgagtgtggagggctgcccctccacctctatttataggaaatcccaagggggtagggtagtttcacaaaaaacccaaaatgcacatgaatgaagtccttccacaaggacctaggagtgaaaccaaggaacaagagggtccccaaggggggataccccatgtggccggccacaccctcatgaggggcccaaaaaatggctcctatccatccatgtcatccccaagatcttttggagcaaagccccaaaaggtggctttccataaagtaaccataaagctgattttcactattcacgacgacatttttcagcgtctgatcgaactgaaaatatttatgtgggctaagaacatttccagtacccactaaaatgattttcaacgcgttccaaaacaattccggttttagtgattttcatctgcgaaacgcatctgaagtggctccggcagctccagaacatttccggtttttatctcagaaaattccaaaaagcttccagaatgattctggcatcctccaagaattatcaggcatgtgccgaaaccaatttgacttaatggtgtatcccgaaacaacttttcggtatcatcgaaacttatccgatgacctctctctgcggtacgattccgctgtccgaaacttttcggtgtccgaaactttttcggtgattttctctcagactccctgtctagtattcagcagatagatgacccttaagtgtgtgaccctataggttcggtgaagtatagacaggacccggaaccccttccgatcaatgatcaacatcggagccgtggacacccatattgacccctatacccacacgaataaatattcgagtgaacctccagttgccgtgtgctattcctgttgcttcgcgatatgttacaaatacccgaggtgagacatgttggcattcccgtggatcaacaacttgtccactatgctagttacctcgttaccggtattgttctcttttctcgttatcgtgttccggcatccccgtgatcaaatcacaaagtgtctggccagacgatgatggataccgtaacaccgagagggcccagagatatctctccatcgtcggaggagcaaatcccaatcttcagctatcaagttacttgacacacttttccatgaacccgtaagccgccgtaatagccacccatttacggatgacgtttaacaaaccccaaagttcatgaagcaagcatgaagaaactcgatactctcatggtctaaggaatcatgcaaacgttaaccatctctgtgttatgtaccaataaacttgtgacgaatgaatctcatagcataacatcatgccgggtcgattcaacacaaatgttctcttaacattatgccctcaaggttgctgacatagacatgcccatgatcaggaaaacataaccatcatgcaacacttgagctagtcttagaggccagactaggaatacattttaccgtttattattccacacgtgcatatgagtcttcctccgagcctcgtggttattgcagactcgagaaccatagcagttatagcatggaacataaacataattatgaactcggagataaataatatcatttattattgcctctagggcatatctcctacagtgTGGGCTGGGTTTGGGTGGCGGTGACGTCGATGCGGTGTGGTGTGGGAGGggtggagattttttttggagaaacggcgtcagaagagttattatataaGGGCGGGCTGATGCGAGGAGTAAAAATTATTCTTctctaagggcatctccaacgccaaCCCGAAAACCTCACGCAACAGTCCGGACCACGCTGTCCGGTCCACGGAAGCCATCCAACGCAGGCCTGTATCGTTCCATGGGGCGGTCCGGTCGCGATTTCTCCCGCAAACTGAAGACAAAAGTTGGGGAGGTTTGCCGGAGTCCAGACCGATCCGAAGCCCgtttctgaccgccctggcccacaaAATACATCTCACCCCTCCCGCGCGTTTTCGGTCAGCGCCGACATTGAAGTGGCGCGCCGGCTGATagagcgccgcccgcgccgcttcccaCTGCAGGCGACTGCCGAGCGTTCAAACAATACGACGGCCGCCCGTCCGTCAGTCTGCCGCCCGCATTGATGGCACGTGGTTGCCGAGGCGTCTCCTCCGACGCCACCCGTTCGTCCGTCTGCCGCTCACTGGTGCTATATAAACCGCTGCCCCAGTGCTCCGGCCATAGCCAAAGTCATCCCTCTCCACAACACTCCACGCCATGTATCCCTCTGTTGCCAAAGCTCTCTGGGGCGGGCTTACGTCAGagcagaagaaggccatggaagCCATTGTTGCGGACTGGCAGGCCGGCAGGCAGCCAAAAGACTTGCAAATGCAAGACGCCTCCTTCGACGAGCCAACACCACCCCCCTCTTCCTCTGCGGCACCCTCCTCCTCCGCTCCaccctcgccggtgcattgcaacCTCACCATCGACGAGGCATGTGCCCATTATATGGGCATGGTgtgggaggagcgggaggagcaATTCTAGGAAGCGCAGGCCGACGCCAACTACAACCATGACCTGCTCCAGGAGCATCTGCATGCGGAGGAGCACGTCACCGCTGGTAGGCAGTTGCGTCGGAAACGGACCTGGCAGAGCAAGAGGCGCTGCTCGAGTCCTATTGGTCCTCCTGGGAGATCCGCCTCGCCCACTGGCGGTACCGGCAGCGTGTGACAGAGGTGGCGGCCAACGGCAAGGAGTGCGACGACGCGGGCGAGGCGTTTTTCGGCACCGACGAAGAGGACATCGCCGAGATCGTGCCCCAGTGCCACGATAATGAAGAAGCCGGAACATCCGCGGGCACCGCCGGAAGCGAGGAAGTGTAGTGCACGGTAGGCCGCCGCCGCTCgtgtcccaggaaggccaccgctcctcccctcccgtcgacgccaagcttggtgggctCAACATGTTCGGCCGATTAGTCGCTTGGCGGTGACATGGAGGCGGGCAGCTTCAGTTCCCGGGCCTCCAGAGGCGGAGCTGGAAAAGGCGAAGCTTCTGTTCTCTTGGTTCATGATCGAACACGGGCCAAGGACGCCGGCgatcatttagattaggtattaaTTATAATCCAAACACCGCCTCGGACGGCTTTGATGTatatgtaatgaaatccgtcatgtttatatgaaatctgatatgtttatatgaaatcaggccgtgtttatatgaaatccggaCTTGTTTGAACGAATTTCGTCCAGTTGGTTGGAGTTTTTTGTCAAAATGTATGCGGCTAGCGTTGGATGGCTGCTTTCCGCATCCGTGACCATAGACTAGTACCTCTGTCCATGGATGGATGCGGGAGGTTTTTTGCGGGTTGTCATTAGAGATGCCCTAAAGACTGCATATAAGGGATCGGCTAGGTCCAGTTTAGCCGCTTGATAAAATGATTTTTTTTATACTCATCTAACTTCTAGTCGGACTGAATTTcaagagagaaaaaaaaagaacttcTACTCGGACTAGTACTCCGCGTACACAACTAGCATGGACACGAGGAAACCAAATTAACACGGCTACCTTTGACACATGTGGTTACACCCAAACTGACTCCTACACGAACAGAACCTACTTATGTTACGTAGATTTACCTAACAAGCTGTAGTATATATAGAAGAGGGTGGGGTGGATATACCATAATAACTAGTAGATCAATATACGTAGTAGAAGAAACGCCATGTCGGCGCTGGGTGAAGACGCGACCCTGGACGATGATGTGGTAACGGAGATCCTCCTCAGGCTACCGTGTACCTCTGTGCTCCGCTCCCGGGCCGTCTGCAAGGCGTGGCACCGCATCACCACCGACCCCTCGTTCCTCGCAGCCCACGCCGAGCGGCGCCCAGCCGAGCTGCTCGTCGTGTCACGAGAACCTGAATCTGAATGGGCTTACCAAGATCGTGTCGACACAATCCCGCTCTCTCTCCGAGCCGACGACGGCCCGGTGGGGTGCCAGCGTGAGCTCTATTATCCCGAGCATTGTGATGTTCACTTGCTGGTGGGTTGCTGCTATGGGCTCCTGCTATTCCTGCTCCACAGATTCCCTCCGGGCCAGTGCTGCTCCTACTTCTTCGTGTGCAACCCGGTGACCAGGCAGGGGACATGGCTAGACCTGATGCCGCCGGCTTGCCGCGGCAACCTGCGGGTGCTCTGCGGCTTCTACCGCCACGGCCCATCCGGCGAGCACCGGTTTCTCGTCCTGGCCAATGAACCACAAAGCCCGAATAGCCTGATGACCAACATGGACCTCTTCACTGGCTCCGCCGCGCACTATGTTTTCAATTTTGCAGCCGCCACCGTGTCCTCAGAGGCTCCTCGCCGGCTGGGACCGGTGCCCGGAAACGTAGTCGTCAACCCCTACGGCTCCGAGAACCAGGTCCCCAGCCACCTCTACCATCGGGGGAAGCTTCACTGGACGACGCATCATCAGGCCACGAGCATGGGCAAGATCTTGGCGTTCGACACACTGTCCGAGGAATTCCGGCTAATATCGTGCCCGGAGTGGCCAAGGGGCCAATACTCCTACCTGCACGACCTCTGCCTCATGGAGTTGCACGGCAGGCTAGCCATAACAACCACTCTACTCTGTGGCGAGTTCATGGAGGTCTGGGTGCTCGAGAACTACGACGACGACCGGAGCTGGTCACACCGTTTCCGGATCCAACTGCCGCCGCCGTTCTGTGTACGTTGGACGATGGGCACCGGTATCCCTAACGTCATTCTGGTGGGAGGCTACATGGAAAAATTAGCTGCGGTATACCATCTTACCGACAAGTGGAGCGTAGAGAAGATAGGGTTTATCAACAGCAACACATCGGCTCGTCACTTTCTCTTCAAGGAGAGCCTTGCGCCACACCCCTTTTTTGATCCATATTAATTTTCTCATGGAAGAAAGTCACGCATGATTCTCATCAATCACTATACTCATTCCACATGCATATATGTACTTTACCTTCAGAGTTATACCCAAGAAACATCCATGTACTTTTGCCTTCAATTTCCTATCATTCCCGTATACAAAATCAGGAAAACTAATGATACATATCAATGAGGTAGCTCTGGTATCTCCTTATAGTAGTACATTTGAATCCTTTCATCTTGATTTGCAATAATACTCCTATCTACTACATCTTTTTGCAAATCTaccttttttctctctttttgaaACACAATTTTTTCCAGATAAAAATACAGAAATTTCGAAACACAAATCTACATACATTATTAACCATGTGACGGTCCTAGTATTTCTAAAGTAAGATAGTAATGTTTTTATTCTACCAAAATATTTCTCACCACTAGCGTGAACATTCATAATATATTTCTGTCTTACTGAATAATATAAATGTGTATGAAAATGCTACGGGCCAACTTATCAATCCCCTCAAGTGTTCTATCTTATTTGGTCCTGCATGCTCCAATGAGGCACAAGAGGTGGTATGGTCTGTTCTGGAAGTAAAGAAAGATGAGTTTGAACCAAAGTACCTCGGGCTACCAACACCTGATGGGCGCATGCATCGCGGTACATTTCAGAATTTGCAAGTACGGCTTATGAAACGGATTTGCATTTGGGGTGATAGTCACATGGCTCAAGCAGGAAAGGAGACTTTGATAAAAGCTGTGGCACATGCCATTCCTGCTTATATTATGGGCGTGTTTAAATTACCTTTGTCAGTATGCGATGATCTAACACGGATGGTTAGAAATTACTGGTGGGGTTCGGAGAAAGGCAAGAGGAAAGCTCACTGGATGGCATGGGAGAAAATTATTCAGCCAAAGGCTAGGGGG is drawn from Aegilops tauschii subsp. strangulata cultivar AL8/78 chromosome 1, Aet v6.0, whole genome shotgun sequence and contains these coding sequences:
- the LOC141026610 gene encoding putative F-box protein At3g49980, whose protein sequence is MSALGEDATLDDDVVTEILLRLPCTSVLRSRAVCKAWHRITTDPSFLAAHAERRPAELLVVSREPESEWAYQDRVDTIPLSLRADDGPVGCQRELYYPEHCDVHLLVGCCYGLLLFLLHRFPPGQCCSYFFVCNPVTRQGTWLDLMPPACRGNLRVLCGFYRHGPSGEHRFLVLANEPQSPNSLMTNMDLFTGSAAHYVFNFAAATVSSEAPRRLGPVPGNVVVNPYGSENQVPSHLYHRGKLHWTTHHQATSMGKILAFDTLSEEFRLISCPEWPRGQYSYLHDLCLMELHGRLAITTTLLCGEFMEVWVLENYDDDRSWSHRFRIQLPPPFCVRWTMGTGIPNVILVGGYMEKLAAVYHLTDKWSVEKIGFINSNTSARHFLFKESLAPHPFFDPY